In Rhineura floridana isolate rRhiFlo1 chromosome 6, rRhiFlo1.hap2, whole genome shotgun sequence, one genomic interval encodes:
- the CTTNBP2NL gene encoding CTTNBP2 N-terminal-like protein isoform X2 has product MNLEKLCKPELLTLFSILEGELEARDIVIEALKAQRRDTFIEERYGKYNIGDPLIALQRDFEALKEENHGVKQPVCTNPLTILKVVMKHCKNMQEKMLYQLAAAESRHRKVILDLEEERRRHAQDTAEGDDVTYMLERERERLAQQLEFEKSQVKKFEREQKKLLSQLEEERTHHHQLSALLVLECKKATAKATAKAAEEGQKVGELSMKLEKERSQVNQLEEQLAAKKKRDLQMEAHVEKQLSEFDIQREQLRAKLNREENHTKALKEEMENLRTTLKELEALHKTGSSKAENTPPNVSKVSIATATEGSTTSVACQTGSPLIESINQGSTIRLAHVLMPISATSPYSYTKANGHYDADMQATMEPAQPNVEYLQKGRPFGSAAESTRENSSCPVRTESLSPSTPPLPSSGISLSPSSTASSSLTSSPCSSPVMPKCLGGASASSPSYQSSYQVGINQRFHAARHRFQSQADQDHQSSGLQSPPSRDLPPTLVDNSVTKQLARNTVTQVLSRFTSQQGPIKPVSPNSSPFGTDYRNLASAMSPKSESSPGKVSSPLGPLSPGVKSPTIPRAERGDAPPTPPKKPLLATPTPPTKTSSQASSLGSPVDLMSSCSGNAVVANGKEIELLLPTNS; this is encoded by the exons ATGAATCTGGAAAAACTATGCAAACCTGAGCTACTGACACTATTTAGTATTCTTGAAGGGGAACTAGAAGCCAGAGATATTGTCATAGAAGCCTTAAAG GCTCAGCGCAGAGATACTTTCATTGAAGAGCGCTATGGAAAATACAACATTGGTGATCCATTAATAGCTCTTCAGAGGGATTTTGAAGCACTGAAGGAAGAGAACCATGGCGTTAAACAACCTGTTTGTACCAATCCCTTAACCAtcctgaaggtagtaatgaaacATTGCAAGAATATGCAAGAAAAAATGTTGTACCAACTAGCTGCTGCAGAGAGTAGGCACAGAAAG GTAATCTTAGATcttgaagaagagaggaggaggcacgCCCAAGATACTGCTGAAGGAGATGATGTCACATACATGCTGGAAAGGGAGCGAGAGCGGCTCGCACAACAG CTGGAATTTGAAAAGTCCCAGGTGAAGAAGTTTGAGAGAGAACAGAAGAAGCTCTTGAGCCAGTTGGAGGAGGAGCGCACACACCACCACCAGCTTTCTGCTTTGCTTGTGCTGGAGTGCAAGAAAGCCACAGCCAAAGCCACAGCCAAAGCTGCAGAGGAGGGGCAGAAGGTTGGGGAGCTCAGCATGAAGCTGGAGAAGGAAAGAAGCCAAGTAAACCAGTTGGAGGAACAGCTAGCAGCCAAGAAGAAAAGGGACTTGCAAATGGAAGCACATGTGGAGAAGCAGCTGTCTGAGTTTGACATTCAGCGGGAGCAGTTGAGAGCCAAGCTGAACCGGGAAGAGAACCACACCAAGGCCCTGAAGGAAGAAATGGAGAATCTAAGGACAACCCTAAAAGAATTGGAGGCTTTGCACAAAACGGGCAGCAGCAAGGCTGAAAACACACCACCAAATGTCTCAAAGGTGTCCATAGCAACTGCCACAGAGGGCTCAACTACGTCAGTTGCTTGCCAGACAGGAAGTCCCTTGATAGAAAGCATCAACCAAGGAAGTACTATCAGACTGGCGCATGTGCTGATGCCCATCTCTGCCACTTCTCCCTACTCTTATACCAAGGCAAATGGGCACTATGATGCTGATATGCAAGCAACTATGGAGCCAGCTCAGCCCAATGTAGAGTATCTGCAGAAGGGTAGGCCTTTTGGGTCAGCTGCTGAGAGCACCAGAGAAAATAGCAGCTGCCCAGTAAGAACAGAGTCACTTTCTCCTTCGACCCCACCGCTCCCTTCCAGTGGGATATCCTTATCTCCAAGCAGCACAGCTTCTTCATCCCTGACATCCTCCCCATGCTCCTCCCCAGTGATGCCTAAATGTTTGGGTGGAGCATCAGCCAGCAGTCCCAGTTACCAATCTTCTTACCAAGTGGGGATCAATCAGCGCTTCCATGCTGCTCGTCACAGGTTCCAGTCCCAAGCCGATCAAGATCACCAGTCAAGCGGTCTCCAAAGTCCTCCATCCAGAGATCTGCCACCCACCCTTGTGGATAATTCTGTCACAAAGCAGCTTGCTCGTAATACAGTCACTCAGGTTCTCTCCAGGTTCACCAGTCAGCAGGGTCCTATCAAGCCAGTCTCTCCTAACAGTTCCCCCTTTGGCACAGACTACCGAAACCTGGCCAGTGCCATGAGCCCCAAAAGTGAGTCTAGCCCAGGCAAAGTCTCTAGCCCACTGGGTCCACTATCGCCTGGTGTCAAATCACCAACCATACCCAGAGCAGAAAGGGGGGATGCTCCACCAACTCCTCCAAAGAAGCCCCTCCTGGCCACTCCCACTCCACCAACTAAAACCTCCTCTCAGGCATCTTCTCTGGGTTCTCCTGTGGACTTGATGAGTAGCTGCTCAGGCAATGCTGTTGTAGCCAATGGGAAAGAAATTGAGCTTTTATTGCCAACCAACAGCTAG
- the CTTNBP2NL gene encoding CTTNBP2 N-terminal-like protein isoform X1, translating into MTMVIKMNLEKLCKPELLTLFSILEGELEARDIVIEALKAQRRDTFIEERYGKYNIGDPLIALQRDFEALKEENHGVKQPVCTNPLTILKVVMKHCKNMQEKMLYQLAAAESRHRKVILDLEEERRRHAQDTAEGDDVTYMLERERERLAQQLEFEKSQVKKFEREQKKLLSQLEEERTHHHQLSALLVLECKKATAKATAKAAEEGQKVGELSMKLEKERSQVNQLEEQLAAKKKRDLQMEAHVEKQLSEFDIQREQLRAKLNREENHTKALKEEMENLRTTLKELEALHKTGSSKAENTPPNVSKVSIATATEGSTTSVACQTGSPLIESINQGSTIRLAHVLMPISATSPYSYTKANGHYDADMQATMEPAQPNVEYLQKGRPFGSAAESTRENSSCPVRTESLSPSTPPLPSSGISLSPSSTASSSLTSSPCSSPVMPKCLGGASASSPSYQSSYQVGINQRFHAARHRFQSQADQDHQSSGLQSPPSRDLPPTLVDNSVTKQLARNTVTQVLSRFTSQQGPIKPVSPNSSPFGTDYRNLASAMSPKSESSPGKVSSPLGPLSPGVKSPTIPRAERGDAPPTPPKKPLLATPTPPTKTSSQASSLGSPVDLMSSCSGNAVVANGKEIELLLPTNS; encoded by the exons ATGACCATG GTGATCAAGATGAATCTGGAAAAACTATGCAAACCTGAGCTACTGACACTATTTAGTATTCTTGAAGGGGAACTAGAAGCCAGAGATATTGTCATAGAAGCCTTAAAG GCTCAGCGCAGAGATACTTTCATTGAAGAGCGCTATGGAAAATACAACATTGGTGATCCATTAATAGCTCTTCAGAGGGATTTTGAAGCACTGAAGGAAGAGAACCATGGCGTTAAACAACCTGTTTGTACCAATCCCTTAACCAtcctgaaggtagtaatgaaacATTGCAAGAATATGCAAGAAAAAATGTTGTACCAACTAGCTGCTGCAGAGAGTAGGCACAGAAAG GTAATCTTAGATcttgaagaagagaggaggaggcacgCCCAAGATACTGCTGAAGGAGATGATGTCACATACATGCTGGAAAGGGAGCGAGAGCGGCTCGCACAACAG CTGGAATTTGAAAAGTCCCAGGTGAAGAAGTTTGAGAGAGAACAGAAGAAGCTCTTGAGCCAGTTGGAGGAGGAGCGCACACACCACCACCAGCTTTCTGCTTTGCTTGTGCTGGAGTGCAAGAAAGCCACAGCCAAAGCCACAGCCAAAGCTGCAGAGGAGGGGCAGAAGGTTGGGGAGCTCAGCATGAAGCTGGAGAAGGAAAGAAGCCAAGTAAACCAGTTGGAGGAACAGCTAGCAGCCAAGAAGAAAAGGGACTTGCAAATGGAAGCACATGTGGAGAAGCAGCTGTCTGAGTTTGACATTCAGCGGGAGCAGTTGAGAGCCAAGCTGAACCGGGAAGAGAACCACACCAAGGCCCTGAAGGAAGAAATGGAGAATCTAAGGACAACCCTAAAAGAATTGGAGGCTTTGCACAAAACGGGCAGCAGCAAGGCTGAAAACACACCACCAAATGTCTCAAAGGTGTCCATAGCAACTGCCACAGAGGGCTCAACTACGTCAGTTGCTTGCCAGACAGGAAGTCCCTTGATAGAAAGCATCAACCAAGGAAGTACTATCAGACTGGCGCATGTGCTGATGCCCATCTCTGCCACTTCTCCCTACTCTTATACCAAGGCAAATGGGCACTATGATGCTGATATGCAAGCAACTATGGAGCCAGCTCAGCCCAATGTAGAGTATCTGCAGAAGGGTAGGCCTTTTGGGTCAGCTGCTGAGAGCACCAGAGAAAATAGCAGCTGCCCAGTAAGAACAGAGTCACTTTCTCCTTCGACCCCACCGCTCCCTTCCAGTGGGATATCCTTATCTCCAAGCAGCACAGCTTCTTCATCCCTGACATCCTCCCCATGCTCCTCCCCAGTGATGCCTAAATGTTTGGGTGGAGCATCAGCCAGCAGTCCCAGTTACCAATCTTCTTACCAAGTGGGGATCAATCAGCGCTTCCATGCTGCTCGTCACAGGTTCCAGTCCCAAGCCGATCAAGATCACCAGTCAAGCGGTCTCCAAAGTCCTCCATCCAGAGATCTGCCACCCACCCTTGTGGATAATTCTGTCACAAAGCAGCTTGCTCGTAATACAGTCACTCAGGTTCTCTCCAGGTTCACCAGTCAGCAGGGTCCTATCAAGCCAGTCTCTCCTAACAGTTCCCCCTTTGGCACAGACTACCGAAACCTGGCCAGTGCCATGAGCCCCAAAAGTGAGTCTAGCCCAGGCAAAGTCTCTAGCCCACTGGGTCCACTATCGCCTGGTGTCAAATCACCAACCATACCCAGAGCAGAAAGGGGGGATGCTCCACCAACTCCTCCAAAGAAGCCCCTCCTGGCCACTCCCACTCCACCAACTAAAACCTCCTCTCAGGCATCTTCTCTGGGTTCTCCTGTGGACTTGATGAGTAGCTGCTCAGGCAATGCTGTTGTAGCCAATGGGAAAGAAATTGAGCTTTTATTGCCAACCAACAGCTAG